One window of Dehalobacterium formicoaceticum genomic DNA carries:
- a CDS encoding PucR family transcriptional regulator translates to MEKDFILTIEHVLNSPHFKKGEIIAGTAGIKRRIKWVHILDSQLYDSLTGNEFILSTGRVFTDLETGLSFLQNLIKRNVSGLCVELVSHITSIPDELIKLADEHDFPLVVFRDTVNFIDVTRDLHTMIITKDSITFSRMEEFSAKLNEILLASHDMEDILAVVHQFTGQNVVYVPAQGEAVFVPSIPMAERKGFLKFAAQGLIRDLNLSFVSRPINVLNRKWADVFLFSGQHELQDIEILILDRVVVALAQELLRELSGQEKRNHEENLWIMGWLKGRLPEYEVTHKLSQSVLKTDVSGYLVCVLRLNNPSRQDKHLNKFMTHTMIVARSLFEEEGFYLLGTCEADQLVFVLLDYNSGSAWKKKLPKIIDQLQLRNHSLPKGVQAFYGVGKRVTLVNEVKLSYETALDAIAIQKRTGKNEPIYDDLHIYRIISLLDRVSNLDNMIDEYLTPVIKYDQEHHTELMKTLEVYLSSNGSKQQTAELLFIVRQTLYLRIQKLEHLLGEDFMKAEKRLAIELALCAYNYKRTVS, encoded by the coding sequence ATGGAAAAGGACTTTATCTTGACAATTGAGCACGTTTTGAATTCTCCTCATTTTAAAAAAGGAGAAATTATCGCCGGTACGGCAGGAATTAAGCGCAGGATTAAGTGGGTGCATATCTTGGACTCCCAATTATATGATAGCCTTACAGGCAATGAATTTATTCTTTCCACCGGACGTGTTTTTACTGATTTGGAGACCGGTCTTTCCTTTTTACAGAATCTGATTAAGAGGAATGTTTCCGGCCTATGTGTAGAATTGGTTTCCCATATTACTTCTATTCCTGATGAGTTGATTAAATTGGCGGATGAACACGATTTTCCCTTGGTGGTATTTCGTGATACCGTAAATTTCATCGATGTCACCCGGGATCTGCACACGATGATCATTACCAAAGATTCCATTACCTTTTCTCGGATGGAGGAGTTTTCCGCAAAGCTAAACGAGATCCTCCTGGCTTCTCATGATATGGAAGATATTTTAGCAGTGGTACATCAGTTTACGGGGCAAAATGTGGTTTATGTGCCGGCCCAGGGAGAAGCTGTTTTTGTGCCTTCTATACCCATGGCAGAACGGAAGGGTTTTCTTAAATTTGCTGCCCAAGGTCTGATCAGAGACCTCAACCTTTCTTTTGTCAGCAGACCCATTAACGTCCTAAACCGAAAATGGGCGGATGTGTTTCTTTTTTCCGGGCAGCACGAATTGCAGGATATTGAAATTTTAATTTTGGATCGGGTGGTTGTGGCCCTAGCTCAGGAGCTGCTGCGGGAATTATCCGGGCAGGAGAAAAGAAACCATGAGGAGAACCTTTGGATTATGGGCTGGCTCAAGGGGCGTCTTCCCGAATACGAAGTAACCCATAAATTGAGTCAATCTGTGCTGAAGACGGATGTTTCCGGCTATCTGGTTTGCGTCCTAAGGTTGAATAACCCATCCAGACAAGATAAGCATTTAAATAAATTTATGACTCATACCATGATTGTGGCACGCTCCCTCTTTGAGGAAGAAGGATTCTATTTATTAGGCACATGTGAAGCCGATCAATTAGTTTTTGTGCTCTTGGATTATAATTCAGGGAGCGCTTGGAAAAAGAAGCTGCCCAAAATTATTGATCAGCTGCAATTGAGGAATCATTCTCTGCCCAAAGGTGTTCAAGCCTTTTACGGGGTAGGAAAAAGAGTTACCCTGGTAAACGAGGTAAAGCTCAGCTATGAGACAGCTTTGGATGCCATTGCTATTCAAAAAAGAACCGGGAAAAATGAGCCTATTTATGATGACTTACACATTTATCGCATTATTTCTTTATTGGATCGGGTCAGTAATTTGGATAATATGATTGATGAATACCTGACACCAGTCATTAAATATGATCAAGAGCACCACACGGAATTGATGAAAACCCTGGAGGTTTATTTAAGCTCCAATGGATCGAAACAGCAAACAGCGGAGCTGCTCTTCATTGTACGCCAAACCCTCTATCTGCGCATCCAAAAGCTGGAGCATCTTTTGGGTGAGGATTTTATGAAGGCGGAAAAACGTTTAGCCATCGAACTGGCTCTTTGTGCTTATAATTACAAAAGAACGGTTTCTTGA
- a CDS encoding IS4 family transposase, which produces MTSILPKKIASEKESANYVANFFKEHKIGQTLKQSNFFKQKGFPCKDLLQFLVTLIFMGKNLWRYLNTDANNAPFQKDAVYRFLNNCYYNWRKFLLLLSSQIIQNHIVPLTDEKRVNVFIIDDSLFSRSRSKAVELLARVYDHVEHKYVRGFRMLTLGWSDGNTFLPLAFSLLSSEKESNRLQGMNAMDKRTNGYKRRKEAIHKSTEVLLELLKQAKAYMVPASYLLFDSWFSFPVVIRKVLEQQLHTICMLKSMPTVKYEYQGQNLTLNKLYAAVKKKRGRAKVLASIIVEIGQMSSGEPVQAKIVFVRDRRAKKKWLALLTTDTELPDEEVIRIYGKRWNIEVFFKMSKSYLGLSKEFQGRSYDSMVAHVTIVFIRYIMLALESRNGEDPRTIGNLFYICCDELQDISLVEALQRIFFLMEQFLQEQLQLAEAEIRKLIDFLISNLPSFFKERLAVSFCES; this is translated from the coding sequence GTGACTTCTATATTACCAAAAAAAATAGCTTCTGAAAAGGAGTCAGCCAATTACGTTGCAAACTTTTTCAAGGAACATAAAATTGGCCAAACATTAAAGCAGTCGAACTTTTTTAAACAGAAGGGCTTTCCTTGCAAAGACCTACTACAGTTTCTCGTGACGCTGATCTTTATGGGCAAAAACCTATGGCGCTATCTGAACACCGATGCCAACAACGCCCCATTTCAAAAAGATGCTGTCTACCGATTTCTGAACAACTGCTACTACAACTGGCGTAAGTTCTTGCTGCTGCTCAGCTCCCAGATCATTCAAAACCACATCGTACCGCTCACTGACGAGAAGCGAGTCAATGTCTTTATCATCGATGACTCCCTTTTCAGTCGATCCCGAAGCAAGGCAGTAGAACTTCTGGCTAGGGTCTACGACCATGTGGAACACAAATACGTCCGAGGCTTCCGAATGCTAACCTTGGGTTGGTCAGACGGCAACACCTTTTTGCCTCTAGCCTTCTCCCTGCTTAGCTCAGAGAAGGAATCGAACCGACTACAAGGCATGAATGCTATGGACAAACGGACAAACGGCTATAAGAGACGTAAAGAGGCTATCCACAAGAGCACTGAAGTGTTGTTGGAACTGCTAAAACAAGCCAAGGCGTACATGGTTCCGGCCAGCTACCTCCTGTTTGACAGTTGGTTTTCCTTTCCCGTCGTGATCAGAAAGGTATTGGAACAGCAACTTCACACCATCTGTATGCTTAAGTCGATGCCCACAGTCAAATATGAATACCAGGGACAAAATCTCACCCTGAACAAGCTGTATGCCGCAGTCAAAAAGAAACGGGGTCGGGCCAAAGTCCTTGCCTCTATCATTGTAGAAATTGGCCAGATGTCAAGCGGCGAACCAGTACAAGCTAAGATCGTATTTGTCAGGGACAGAAGAGCCAAGAAGAAATGGCTAGCGCTCCTCACCACCGATACTGAACTTCCGGATGAAGAGGTCATCCGCATTTATGGGAAGCGTTGGAACATCGAGGTTTTCTTCAAGATGTCCAAGTCCTATCTCGGGTTGTCCAAAGAGTTTCAGGGACGTTCTTATGATTCCATGGTGGCGCACGTTACCATCGTGTTTATCCGATACATCATGCTGGCTTTGGAGAGCCGAAACGGTGAAGACCCGAGAACCATTGGCAACCTTTTCTACATCTGTTGCGACGAGTTACAGGATATCAGCTTAGTGGAGGCGCTACAGAGAATCTTCTTCCTAATGGAACAATTTTTACAAGAGCAACTACAACTGGCAGAGGCAGAAATCCGCAAACTGATTGACTTCTTAATCAGCAATTTACCCTCGTTTTTCAAGGAACGACTGGCTGTTTCTTTCTGCGAAAGTTGA
- a CDS encoding ABC transporter ATP-binding protein, protein MSVTKREAKVSVNNLTKSFGDLLVLNDINFTVGKGEFLVIVGPTGCGKTTFLNVLSTLYPATKGNILIDGEPADPKKHNISFVFQEPSCLPWRTVRDNIAYGMEVKKFPPDKLKKELDKVMEVVGLTECADLYPNQISSSMEQRVAIARAFSVNPDLLLMDEPYGQLDVKLRFYLEDELIRIWKEFGNTVLFVTHNIEEAVYVAERILILSNKPTTIKAEVHVDLPRPRNYLDPEFIRIRKEVTELIRWW, encoded by the coding sequence ATGTCTGTAACAAAAAGAGAAGCCAAGGTAAGCGTAAACAATTTAACGAAAAGCTTTGGCGATCTGTTGGTCTTAAATGACATTAATTTCACCGTGGGTAAAGGTGAATTTCTTGTGATTGTGGGACCGACAGGATGTGGCAAGACCACCTTTTTAAATGTGCTTTCCACCCTTTATCCTGCCACCAAAGGGAATATTTTAATTGACGGGGAACCGGCTGATCCCAAGAAACACAATATTTCCTTCGTTTTTCAGGAGCCATCCTGTCTGCCTTGGCGCACCGTGCGGGATAACATCGCCTACGGCATGGAAGTAAAGAAATTTCCCCCCGATAAACTAAAAAAAGAATTGGATAAAGTGATGGAAGTGGTAGGACTGACAGAATGTGCCGATCTTTATCCCAACCAGATTTCTTCCAGTATGGAACAAAGGGTGGCCATTGCCAGGGCCTTTTCCGTCAATCCGGACCTGCTCCTGATGGACGAGCCGTATGGACAACTGGATGTGAAGCTGCGCTTCTATCTGGAGGATGAACTGATCCGTATCTGGAAGGAATTTGGAAATACCGTACTTTTTGTCACCCATAATATTGAAGAAGCTGTTTATGTGGCGGAAAGAATCTTAATCCTCAGCAATAAACCGACAACGATCAAGGCCGAGGTCCATGTGGATTTACCAAGACCTCGTAATTATCTTGATCCGGAATTTATTCGGATCAGAAAAGAAGTTACTGAATTAATAAGGTGGTGGTGA
- a CDS encoding ABC transporter substrate-binding protein, which yields MKKCSSFKLLAVFLGLILFSFALTACGGSNGTDSGDGDKVTKLNAAFLGQIDAWPIYTATMDGTDEKYGLDIEMMFFDSGMPMIETLPAKQWQIADAGSVPSLMASLRYDVEMVGIASDESPANAVMARADNAVFKTQGSNPDFPKAFGSADDVRGKTFLVTTVSSGHYTLSKYLEALGLTEKDVVINNLEQAQAIKAFESGEGDFLVLWTPYMYRAFEKGWKTVADASQVGATTLMMFLAEKDFAAEHPELVAQFLAANNEKTKRYLSEGVALVPEIQTYYKDWAAMDISESDVKLDIETHKLYTIEEQIAMMESGELEASLTDAANFFVNQNKFKPEEFDQLKAKKFGINPAYLKAALEVKPAE from the coding sequence ATGAAAAAATGCTCTTCTTTTAAGTTATTGGCAGTTTTCCTCGGCTTGATTTTGTTTTCTTTTGCGTTAACCGCGTGCGGCGGCTCTAATGGCACAGATTCAGGAGATGGGGATAAAGTTACTAAATTAAATGCAGCCTTTTTAGGTCAAATTGATGCCTGGCCCATCTATACCGCAACTATGGACGGTACTGATGAAAAATATGGCTTGGATATCGAAATGATGTTTTTTGACTCCGGGATGCCCATGATTGAAACCTTGCCGGCAAAACAATGGCAGATCGCGGATGCCGGTAGTGTGCCTTCTCTGATGGCCAGCTTAAGGTATGATGTGGAAATGGTCGGTATCGCTTCCGATGAATCCCCGGCCAATGCGGTTATGGCCAGAGCAGACAATGCGGTCTTTAAAACCCAAGGTTCCAATCCTGATTTTCCGAAAGCTTTTGGCAGCGCGGATGACGTGCGGGGCAAAACCTTCCTGGTAACCACCGTATCCAGCGGCCATTACACCTTATCAAAATATTTGGAAGCCCTGGGATTGACTGAAAAAGATGTTGTCATTAACAACCTGGAACAAGCTCAGGCGATCAAAGCCTTTGAAAGCGGCGAGGGAGATTTCCTGGTATTATGGACGCCCTATATGTATCGTGCCTTTGAAAAAGGTTGGAAAACAGTAGCAGATGCTTCGCAGGTTGGTGCTACCACATTGATGATGTTCCTGGCTGAAAAAGATTTTGCCGCAGAACATCCTGAATTAGTCGCTCAGTTCCTGGCAGCCAATAACGAAAAAACTAAAAGATATCTTAGTGAAGGGGTAGCCTTAGTCCCGGAAATTCAAACCTATTACAAGGATTGGGCAGCTATGGATATTTCGGAGTCAGATGTTAAACTGGATATCGAAACCCATAAACTATATACCATTGAAGAGCAAATTGCGATGATGGAAAGCGGCGAATTAGAAGCTTCCCTCACGGATGCCGCCAACTTCTTTGTTAACCAAAACAAATTTAAACCGGAAGAATTTGATCAATTAAAAGCAAAGAAATTTGGGATTAACCCGGCTTACTTAAAAGCAGCTTTAGAAGTAAAACCTGCTGAATAA
- a CDS encoding ABC transporter permease, with product MEVKNSGNSLFLRVLPLITIVLFFVFWELIVVFGVVPNQLLASPTQVVALFIDKLTNVNPDGALLWDHAKVSLMEGLTGYILALVIGIPLGLAMGWFKTLDGLVRPIFEIVRPIPSVAWIPLCIIWFGTGLASKAFIIFVGGLVPCVINSYAGVQMTNPTFIRMARTYGANNWEIFKNICVPSALPMVFGGLQVALAACWTCLVAAELVGADAGLGFLITMGRRLLMPDMIILGMVMVALTGVIMAIIIDKVEKRLVKGLRRG from the coding sequence ATGGAGGTCAAAAATAGCGGCAATAGTTTATTTTTGCGAGTGTTGCCTTTAATCACCATCGTCTTATTCTTTGTTTTTTGGGAACTGATTGTTGTGTTTGGTGTAGTGCCGAACCAGTTATTGGCGTCCCCTACCCAGGTGGTTGCCCTGTTTATTGATAAGCTGACCAATGTTAATCCCGACGGTGCTCTTCTTTGGGATCATGCGAAAGTCAGTTTGATGGAGGGGCTTACCGGGTATATTTTGGCTTTGGTTATTGGTATTCCCCTTGGTTTGGCCATGGGATGGTTTAAAACCCTGGACGGTTTGGTTCGTCCCATCTTTGAGATTGTTCGTCCGATTCCGTCAGTTGCCTGGATTCCTTTATGCATCATCTGGTTTGGTACGGGACTGGCCAGTAAAGCCTTCATCATTTTCGTCGGCGGCTTGGTGCCCTGTGTCATCAATTCTTACGCCGGTGTACAAATGACCAATCCCACCTTTATTCGTATGGCTCGAACCTATGGGGCGAATAATTGGGAAATATTTAAAAATATTTGTGTACCGTCGGCTTTACCAATGGTATTTGGCGGCTTACAGGTGGCGCTGGCGGCTTGCTGGACCTGTTTGGTTGCCGCAGAATTGGTTGGGGCTGATGCCGGTCTGGGATTTTTGATCACTATGGGCAGACGGTTGCTCATGCCTGATATGATTATCTTAGGTATGGTCATGGTTGCTCTCACCGGGGTTATTATGGCGATTATTATTGACAAGGTAGAGAAACGCCTCGTAAAAGGGCTAAGAAGGGGGTAA
- a CDS encoding ABC transporter permease — translation MSKQALEASCPADANVNKGPNQLLNLLRNKRVLNLISILSFLGIWDLLVLYGFAPLMPRPIEVVQSLYQMLIEPLAGKTIIGHVWISFRRVIIAFFIAAGIGIPIGVLMGFNKYAYAIIKPIFEFFKPMPPIAWISLSILWFGIGETSKIFIILIGAVVPVIINSFNGIRLVEPELYDCIRNLGANYRQEHIQVTFPASYPAIFAGLQVALSTSWTCVVAAELVGAREGVGFIIVQGMNVDNTAMIIAGMLVICLVSFLSSLAINYVERWLCPWKRTLD, via the coding sequence GTGAGCAAACAAGCATTAGAAGCAAGCTGCCCGGCCGATGCCAATGTCAACAAAGGACCGAATCAGCTATTAAACCTTCTGCGCAATAAGCGTGTTTTAAATCTAATCTCCATCCTTTCCTTTTTAGGCATCTGGGATTTGCTGGTGCTTTACGGATTCGCCCCATTAATGCCCAGGCCCATTGAAGTTGTTCAGTCTTTATATCAGATGCTTATAGAACCACTGGCAGGAAAAACGATCATTGGTCACGTCTGGATCAGTTTTCGCCGGGTAATTATTGCCTTTTTCATTGCTGCCGGAATCGGGATTCCCATTGGGGTCCTGATGGGATTTAATAAATATGCCTATGCCATAATTAAACCCATTTTTGAATTTTTCAAACCCATGCCTCCTATTGCCTGGATTTCATTATCCATTTTATGGTTTGGGATCGGAGAAACCTCTAAGATATTTATTATTCTTATTGGAGCCGTGGTTCCTGTGATCATTAACTCCTTTAACGGAATTCGTTTAGTGGAGCCGGAACTGTATGATTGTATCAGAAATCTGGGTGCCAATTATCGGCAGGAACATATACAGGTGACCTTTCCTGCCTCTTATCCGGCAATTTTTGCCGGATTGCAAGTAGCCCTCAGTACCTCATGGACCTGCGTCGTAGCTGCTGAACTGGTGGGAGCGAGAGAAGGGGTAGGCTTTATTATCGTTCAAGGTATGAATGTGGATAATACGGCGATGATTATTGCCGGGATGTTAGTCATCTGTCTCGTATCTTTTCTTAGTTCGCTCGCCATAAACTATGTGGAAAGGTGGCTTTGTCCATGGAAAAGAACGCTGGATTAA
- a CDS encoding ABC transporter ATP-binding protein — protein MEKNAGLKKTQKKSTAPEGKKMIEFVGTTKNFDEKKVLSEMDFSVYENEFVVILGPGQSGKSTLFRMIAGFEQPTTGKVYVDGKEVDGPGPSVGFVFQRYTLFPWQTVLGNVEMGPKLRGVPKKERRERAAHYIKLVGLEGFEDRYPHQLSGGMKQRVGIARAYVNEPKLLLLDEPFGQLDAQTRILMEQEISRIWEADKRTICFVTNNIDEAIFLADRIITLDGKLPGRMNRSYDVNLPRPREFTDLEFLKLRQQITDETELVL, from the coding sequence ATGGAAAAGAACGCTGGATTAAAGAAGACGCAAAAGAAATCGACGGCTCCGGAAGGGAAAAAGATGATCGAATTCGTCGGCACGACCAAGAATTTTGATGAGAAAAAAGTCTTGAGCGAAATGGACTTTTCCGTATATGAAAACGAATTTGTTGTCATCCTGGGACCGGGGCAGTCGGGGAAAAGCACCCTATTCCGCATGATTGCCGGGTTTGAACAACCGACGACCGGAAAGGTCTATGTGGATGGTAAGGAAGTAGACGGACCGGGACCTTCCGTAGGTTTCGTTTTCCAAAGATACACCCTTTTCCCTTGGCAAACCGTGTTGGGAAATGTGGAAATGGGTCCGAAACTACGTGGCGTGCCCAAAAAAGAAAGAAGAGAACGGGCGGCCCATTATATTAAATTAGTTGGCCTTGAAGGATTTGAAGATCGTTATCCCCATCAGCTGAGCGGGGGTATGAAGCAGCGGGTAGGGATTGCCCGAGCCTATGTAAATGAGCCGAAGCTGCTTCTTTTGGATGAACCTTTCGGCCAATTAGATGCACAGACCAGAATTTTAATGGAACAGGAAATCAGTCGGATCTGGGAAGCAGACAAAAGGACGATTTGTTTTGTCACCAATAATATTGATGAAGCGATTTTCCTGGCGGATCGCATCATCACTTTAGACGGCAAGCTGCCTGGTCGTATGAACAGAAGTTACGATGTCAATTTGCCCCGGCCCAGGGAATTTACCGACCTGGAATTTTTGAAATTACGACAGCAAATAACGGATGAAACCGAATTAGTATTATAG